Proteins encoded in a region of the Pelobates fuscus isolate aPelFus1 chromosome 11, aPelFus1.pri, whole genome shotgun sequence genome:
- the LOC134577252 gene encoding zinc finger protein 436-like isoform X2 — MMAGPVTPTVIFRDVAVYFSEKEWELLEKWQRDLYTGVIKEIHGILISLGFIILNPNNFLRIQPEDEPCRKSQNNIKTPENICGENSDCGLVNPDILLTVQLGEKQRVADSYKQDGGRNVLVPSTSKFIDKFGEYTAIKQETTLEEYAIISEIETLDSSAKCYPCNEPTVRRGNFQQHSLNNNIHMEAKHDIRFSTAQGQRASSSGLLKANTVPVPQKFIVKKPFNACDKGFPVKSFPKIEPVTIRIKSKDQLCNTENVGLGGRNLANYAIEDALINRIKCPLTPDGYGNKHNLPELSGKNREGFSQRNTNTPHMTKTCIPEKRPNPPAPCVISSVTITNPLKQKSALPFRCSECEKTFRVKAYLINHRRTHTGERPYKCSLCEKSFCQKSNLNVHFRTHTGERPYACPLCSKRFIDNSGLIQHKRIHTGEKPFHCLHCQKRFSKKEHLKVHARTHTKDKSHLPTYVVVNSFDKGVVSQNP, encoded by the exons ATGATGGCAGGCCCTGTTACTCCTACG gTAATATTTCGCGATGTTGCCGTTTATTTTTCTGAGAAGGAATGGGAACTTCTAGAAAAATGGCAGAGAGACTTGTACACTGGCGTGATAAAGGAAATTCATGGAATCCTAATCTCACTGG GCTTTATCATACTTAATCCAAACAACTTCCTAAGGATACAGCCTGAAGATGAGCCGTGTAGGAAAagtcaaaacaacataaaaacaccTGAAAATATTTGTGGTGAAAATTCTG ACTGTGGTTTGGTGAATCCTGATATTTTATTAACTGTCCAGCTTGGTGAAAAGCAGCGTGTTGCAGATTCCTACAAACAAGATGGAGGAAGAAATGTATTAGTTCCAAGTACAA GTAAATTTATTGACAAGTTTGGGGAATACACCGCTATTAAACAAGAAACTACTCTAGAAGAGTATGCAATTATTTCTGAAATTGAAACTTTGGACAGTTCAGCCAAAT GTTATCCTTGCAATGAACCAACTGTTCGAAGGGGTAATTTTCAACAACACTCCTTAAACAACAATATACACATGGAAGCAAAACATGACATCAGATTTTCAACTG CGCAGGGACAAAGAGCATCTTCCTCTGGTTTACTCAAGGCAAACACTGTTCCTGTGCCACAAAAGTTCATTGTCAAGAAACCCTTTAATGCATGTGACAAAGGTTTCCCTGTAAAAA GCTTCCCCAAAATCGAGCCGGTTACCATAAGAATCAAATCAAAGGATCAACTATGTAACACTGAAAATGTAGGTCTCGGTGGAAGAAATCTTGCTAATTATGCAATTG AAGATGCATTAATCAACAGAATTAAGTGTCCCTTGACTCCAGATGGTTACGGTAATAAACACAATCTTCCCGAGCTGTCAGGAAAAAACAGGGAAGGTTTCAGTCAGAGGAATACGAACACACCGCATATGACCAAAACATGCATTCCAGAAAAAAGACCAAATCCGCCTGCTCCATGTGTGATCAGTTCTGTCACCATTACAAATCCTTTAAAGCAAAAAAGTGCACTGCCTTTCAGATGCTCTGAATGTGAGAAAACTTTCAGAGTAAAAGCATACCTGATCAATCACAGACGAACACACACAGGAGAGCGACCCTATAAATGTTCTCTTTGTGAGAAGAGTTTTTGTCAAAAGTCAAATCTAAATGTTCATTttcgaactcacacaggagagcgACCTTATGCTTGTCCTCTGTGTAGCAAACGGTTTATAGATAACTCTGGGCTTATTCAGCACAAGAGAATTCATACAGGCGAAAAGCCTTTTCATTGTTTACATTGCCAAAAAAGGTTCTCTAAGAAAGAA